Proteins from a genomic interval of Stenotrophomonas maltophilia R551-3:
- the dxs gene encoding 1-deoxy-D-xylulose-5-phosphate synthase, with protein MIDSARYPRLARIQTPDDLRTFDESELTAVADELRAYLIESVGKSGGHFAAGLGVIELTVALHYLYQTPVDQLVWDVGHQTYPHKILTGRRDEIHTVKQKDGVAPFPKREESEYDTFGVGHSSTSISAALGMAIARQSEGDDRKVVAVIGDGAMTAGMAFEALMHAGGMEPEPNLLVILNDNNMSISEAVGGLTKMLGRATGSRTLNALREGGKKILGDKKNNPARFVKRWEEHWKGMFVPSTMFEEMGFHYTGPIDGHDLPALLSALKTLRASKGPKLLHVMTTKGKGYEPAEGDQIGYHAVGPFDPDKGLVAKAGAKKPTYTDVFSDWLCDAAAVEPHLYGITPAMREGSGLVRFSKEYPQRYFDVAIAEQHAVTLAAGMATQGGKPVVAIYSTFLQRAYDQLVHDVAIQDLDVLFAIDRAGVVGPDGATHAGNLDLSFLRCVPNLVVMAPSNEAECRQMLSTGLQHPGPAAVRYPRGTGTGVAAGSDLSTLPIGKGELRLQGSRIALLAFGSTVAAAEQVGRELGLSVVNMRFIKPLDRELVLAVAAQHEGLVTIEDNVVAGGAGSGVGELLNAEGVLRPILHLGLPDSYQHHASREDLLAEAGIDAAGIRAAVLKRWPQLATGTPPLSAAG; from the coding sequence ATGATCGACTCTGCCCGCTATCCCCGCCTCGCGCGCATCCAGACACCGGATGACCTGCGCACGTTCGACGAATCCGAATTGACGGCGGTCGCCGATGAACTGCGCGCCTACCTGATCGAATCGGTGGGCAAGAGCGGCGGCCACTTCGCCGCCGGCCTGGGCGTGATCGAACTCACCGTGGCCCTGCACTACCTGTACCAGACCCCGGTCGATCAGCTGGTCTGGGACGTCGGTCACCAGACCTATCCGCACAAGATCCTGACCGGTCGCCGCGACGAGATCCATACCGTCAAGCAGAAGGACGGCGTCGCGCCGTTCCCGAAGCGCGAGGAAAGCGAATACGACACCTTCGGCGTTGGCCACTCTTCGACCTCGATCTCGGCCGCGCTCGGCATGGCCATCGCCCGCCAGTCCGAAGGCGACGACCGCAAGGTCGTGGCGGTGATCGGTGACGGCGCGATGACCGCCGGCATGGCGTTCGAGGCGCTGATGCACGCCGGTGGCATGGAGCCCGAGCCGAACCTGCTGGTGATCCTCAACGACAACAACATGTCGATCTCCGAAGCGGTTGGCGGCCTGACCAAGATGCTGGGCCGCGCCACCGGCAGCCGCACGCTCAACGCACTGCGCGAAGGCGGCAAGAAGATCCTGGGCGACAAGAAGAACAATCCCGCGCGCTTCGTGAAGCGCTGGGAAGAACACTGGAAGGGCATGTTCGTTCCGTCCACGATGTTCGAGGAAATGGGCTTCCACTACACCGGCCCGATCGACGGCCATGACCTGCCGGCGCTGCTGTCCGCGCTGAAGACGCTGCGCGCCTCCAAGGGCCCGAAGCTGCTGCACGTGATGACCACCAAGGGCAAGGGCTACGAGCCGGCCGAAGGCGACCAGATCGGTTACCACGCGGTGGGCCCGTTCGATCCGGACAAGGGGCTGGTAGCCAAGGCCGGTGCCAAGAAGCCGACCTACACCGATGTATTCAGCGACTGGCTGTGCGATGCCGCCGCCGTCGAGCCGCACCTGTACGGCATCACCCCGGCGATGCGCGAAGGCTCCGGCCTGGTGCGTTTCAGCAAGGAATACCCGCAGCGCTATTTCGACGTGGCGATCGCCGAGCAGCACGCGGTTACCCTCGCCGCCGGCATGGCTACCCAGGGTGGCAAGCCGGTGGTGGCGATCTATTCCACCTTCCTGCAGCGCGCGTACGACCAGCTGGTGCACGACGTGGCGATCCAGGACCTGGACGTGCTGTTTGCGATCGATCGCGCCGGCGTGGTCGGCCCGGACGGCGCAACCCACGCCGGCAACCTCGACCTGAGCTTCCTGCGCTGCGTGCCGAACCTGGTGGTGATGGCACCGTCCAATGAAGCCGAGTGCCGGCAGATGCTCAGCACCGGCCTGCAGCACCCGGGCCCGGCCGCCGTGCGCTACCCGCGTGGTACCGGCACCGGCGTGGCCGCCGGCAGCGACCTGTCCACGCTGCCGATCGGCAAGGGCGAGCTGCGCCTGCAGGGCAGCCGTATTGCCCTGCTGGCCTTCGGCAGCACCGTCGCCGCGGCCGAACAGGTCGGCCGCGAACTGGGCCTGAGCGTGGTCAACATGCGCTTCATCAAGCCGCTTGACCGCGAGCTGGTGCTGGCTGTCGCCGCCCAGCACGAGGGCCTGGTGACGATCGAAGACAACGTGGTGGCCGGTGGTGCCGGTTCCGGTGTCGGCGAGCTGCTCAATGCCGAGGGCGTGCTGCGCCCGATCCTGCACCTGGGCCTGCCCGACAGCTACCAGCACCACGCCAGCCGCGAGGACCTGCTGGCTGAAGCCGGTATTGATGCCGCCGGCATCCGCGCGGCAGTGCTCAAGCGCTGGCCGCAACTGGCAACCGGCACCCCGCCGCTGAGCGCGGCCGGCTGA
- a CDS encoding acyl-CoA dehydrogenase C-terminal domain-containing protein, whose product MSSYTAPLSDLRFGLHDVLKVEPLFARLGFTDATADVVDAVLEEAGRFSATVLAPLNSVGDEIGCVLDQASGEVTTPPGFKQAYDQFVDGGWTGLTAAPELGGQGLPHTLGVPLNEMINAANLAWGNFPLLSHGAIEALKQHGEAWQHEAFLKPLIEGRWTGTMCLTEPHCGTDLGLLKTKAEPNADGSYSITGTKIFITAGEHDLTGNIVHLVLAKLPDAPPGAKGISLFVTPKFKVDRDGNVGERNALRCGSIEHKMGIKGSVTCVMNFDGAQGYLVGQPHKGLQAMFTMMNTARLGVGLQGIGLSERAYQNALKYSRERLQSRSLSGAKFPDKPADPILVHPDVRRMLLTIKSLVEGSRLLALHAATLIDVAHHADDAAERERADTLVSFLTPISKACQTEWGIENTYNALQCFGGHGYIREHGMEQLARDARITTLYEGTTGIQALDLIGRKTASSQGAGLKLMLAEIEAFAKANEGNEALAEFIGPLRAKAAEWGKLTMDVLQRSAANPDELGAASYDYLFYSGYVVLAYWWARSVAAADASAHGAAFAQGKRETARFYFARVLPRTLSHAAAIQAGAAPLMAMDDERFGA is encoded by the coding sequence ATGAGCAGCTACACCGCCCCGCTTTCCGACCTCCGTTTCGGCCTGCACGACGTGCTCAAGGTCGAACCCCTGTTCGCCCGCCTGGGCTTCACCGACGCCACCGCCGACGTGGTCGATGCCGTGCTGGAAGAAGCCGGCCGTTTCAGCGCCACCGTGCTGGCACCGCTCAACAGCGTCGGCGATGAGATCGGCTGCGTGCTCGACCAGGCCAGCGGCGAAGTGACCACCCCGCCCGGCTTCAAGCAGGCCTATGACCAGTTCGTGGACGGCGGCTGGACCGGCCTGACCGCCGCACCGGAGCTGGGCGGCCAGGGCCTGCCGCACACTCTGGGCGTGCCGCTCAACGAAATGATCAATGCCGCCAACCTCGCCTGGGGCAACTTCCCGCTGCTCTCGCACGGCGCCATCGAAGCCCTGAAGCAGCACGGCGAAGCGTGGCAGCACGAGGCCTTCCTGAAGCCACTGATCGAGGGCCGCTGGACCGGCACCATGTGCCTGACCGAACCGCATTGCGGCACCGACCTGGGCCTGCTCAAGACCAAGGCCGAGCCGAATGCCGACGGCAGCTATTCGATCACCGGCACCAAGATCTTCATCACCGCCGGCGAGCACGACCTGACCGGCAACATCGTGCACCTGGTGCTGGCCAAGCTGCCTGACGCGCCCCCGGGTGCGAAGGGCATCTCGCTGTTCGTCACCCCGAAATTCAAGGTCGACCGCGATGGCAATGTCGGCGAGCGCAACGCGCTGCGCTGCGGCTCGATCGAGCACAAGATGGGCATCAAGGGTTCGGTCACCTGCGTGATGAACTTCGATGGTGCGCAGGGCTACCTGGTCGGCCAGCCGCACAAGGGCCTGCAGGCCATGTTCACCATGATGAACACTGCGCGCCTGGGTGTCGGCCTGCAGGGTATCGGCCTGTCCGAGCGCGCCTACCAGAACGCGCTGAAATACAGCCGCGAGCGCCTGCAGTCGCGTTCGCTCAGCGGCGCCAAATTCCCGGACAAGCCGGCCGACCCGATCCTGGTGCACCCGGACGTGCGCCGCATGCTGCTGACCATCAAGTCGCTGGTCGAAGGCAGCCGTCTGCTGGCACTGCACGCGGCCACCCTGATCGACGTCGCCCACCACGCCGACGATGCCGCCGAGCGTGAGCGCGCCGACACCCTGGTGAGCTTCCTGACCCCGATCTCCAAGGCCTGCCAGACCGAATGGGGTATCGAGAACACCTACAACGCCCTGCAGTGCTTCGGCGGCCACGGCTACATCCGCGAACACGGCATGGAGCAGTTGGCCCGCGATGCGCGCATCACCACGCTGTATGAAGGCACCACCGGCATCCAGGCGCTGGACCTGATCGGCCGCAAGACCGCCTCCAGTCAGGGCGCCGGCCTGAAGCTGATGCTGGCCGAGATCGAGGCGTTCGCCAAGGCCAACGAGGGCAACGAAGCGCTGGCCGAGTTCATCGGCCCGCTGCGCGCCAAGGCCGCCGAATGGGGCAAGCTGACCATGGATGTGCTGCAGCGCTCGGCCGCCAATCCGGACGAACTCGGCGCGGCCAGCTACGACTACCTGTTCTATTCGGGTTACGTGGTGCTGGCCTACTGGTGGGCCCGCAGCGTGGCCGCCGCCGATGCCAGCGCGCATGGCGCCGCCTTCGCCCAGGGCAAGCGCGAGACCGCACGGTTCTACTTCGCCCGCGTGTTGCCGCGCACGCTCAGCCACGCCGCCGCGATCCAGGCCGGCGCCGCCCCGCTGATGGCGATGGACGACGAGCGCTTCGGCGCCTGA
- a CDS encoding HNH endonuclease codes for METDTTRLGLIEAGAPISAPGAEASPNATTLHRPGSVRLLSLDAHGRVLDWITWQDAACLYAREAVAWTLGDPCLHIHGGINRFSGLQSGMDLHPIIAARGHARSRAIDPTPNLTNPALFARDAHLCMYCGQQFGRPTLTRDHVMPLSKGGLDCWENVVTACFHCNSRKSDRTPQQAGMPLLAVPYRPSWIEHLILSNRNILADQMAFLKAQLPKRSKLST; via the coding sequence ATGGAGACAGACACTACACGCTTGGGTCTGATCGAAGCCGGAGCCCCGATTTCTGCTCCGGGCGCCGAAGCATCGCCCAACGCCACGACGCTGCATCGCCCCGGTTCGGTCCGGCTGCTCTCGCTTGATGCCCACGGACGCGTACTGGACTGGATCACCTGGCAGGATGCTGCCTGCCTCTACGCCCGCGAAGCGGTGGCCTGGACGCTCGGCGATCCCTGCCTGCACATCCACGGCGGCATCAACCGCTTCAGCGGCCTGCAGAGCGGGATGGACCTGCACCCGATCATCGCCGCGCGTGGCCATGCCCGCTCCCGTGCGATCGACCCCACACCGAACCTGACCAACCCGGCCCTGTTCGCCCGCGACGCCCACCTGTGCATGTACTGCGGCCAGCAGTTCGGCCGCCCCACGCTTACCCGCGACCACGTCATGCCGCTGTCCAAGGGTGGCCTGGACTGCTGGGAAAACGTGGTCACCGCCTGCTTCCACTGCAACTCGCGCAAGAGCGACCGCACGCCCCAGCAGGCCGGCATGCCACTGCTGGCGGTGCCCTACCGGCCCAGCTGGATCGAGCACCTGATCCTGTCCAACCGCAACATCCTGGCCGACCAGATGGCCTTCCTGAAGGCGCAATTGCCCAAGCGGTCAAAACTGAGCACCTGA
- a CDS encoding LEA type 2 family protein — MLHRFRIALIVLCTLALVACNNGIVKRVSEPAASLQQLTVRADGNWTVALRLQNYSSMPMTFDDVSLALTVGDTEAGTLQAKPGISIGGTSADVINIDLVPSSAARLVVADALAGNRTLAYGLKGSVAATPQEKKQRSFDISSRSTLNQAPGLPGVLR; from the coding sequence ATGCTCCACCGTTTCCGTATCGCCTTGATCGTCCTGTGCACCCTCGCTCTTGTTGCCTGCAACAACGGCATCGTCAAGCGTGTTTCGGAACCGGCGGCCAGCCTGCAGCAGCTGACCGTGCGCGCCGACGGCAACTGGACCGTAGCCCTGCGCCTGCAGAACTACAGCTCGATGCCGATGACCTTCGATGATGTCTCCCTGGCCCTGACCGTCGGCGACACCGAAGCCGGCACCCTGCAGGCCAAGCCCGGCATCTCCATCGGCGGCACCTCGGCCGACGTCATCAATATCGACCTCGTGCCCAGCTCGGCCGCACGCTTGGTGGTGGCCGACGCGCTGGCCGGCAATCGCACCCTCGCTTATGGCCTGAAGGGTTCGGTGGCGGCCACGCCGCAGGAAAAGAAGCAGCGCAGCTTCGACATCAGCAGCCGCAGCACCCTCAACCAGGCCCCGGGCCTGCCCGGCGTGCTGCGCTGA